A stretch of Primulina tabacum isolate GXHZ01 chromosome 13, ASM2559414v2, whole genome shotgun sequence DNA encodes these proteins:
- the LOC142522530 gene encoding uncharacterized protein LOC142522530, with translation MFPSTNSTDNPLESLFRKAILCDQNPISTQDDTPVFSNFPSPFFDEHELPLNQMLSHSVQTVGSGFLISHCHESHNPDPEGKDTARFNVVDASKSKEKSPETTPSPVLTALRRRNLGVVPRNRAGKKDRHSKICTAQGVRDRRMRLSLQVARKFFDLQDLLGYDKASKTIDWLFSKSKKSIKELARDQPHEMKNNSVSDANSGSFISECEILSGIEENSNTEIKESKVTSRNAESPISIDKKSGRSKAQKTTRKSAMRESRDEARARARRRTREKMMMKRLGILSQWSKSNYADIQKVGSSNIPFEEPNSGYQERVSSYNGDYHNLPDVGTIENLLRYSSTSSISCPNPDFQCPAAVSAGFTSLTETSGNILGFLGKLGTVEQ, from the coding sequence ATGTTTCCTTCAACCAACAGTACTGATAACCCTTTGGAGTCCTTGTTCAGAAAAGCAATTCTTTGTGATCAAAACCCTATTTCCACACAAGATGACACTCCAGTTTTCTCCAACTTCCCTTCGCCATTCTTCGATGAGCACGAATTGCCGCTGAACCAGATGTTGTCTCACAGTGTTCAAACGGTTGGGAGCGGTTTCTTGATATCTCACTGTCATGAGTCTCATAATCCTGATCCTGAAGGGAAGGATACAGCAAGGTTCAATGTTGTTGATGCGTCGAAGTCGAAAGAGAAATCGCCCGAAACAACTCCTAGCCCCGTTTTGACAGCGCTGAGGCGGAGAAATCTTGGGGTGGTTCCCCGGAATAGAGCTGGAAAGAAGGATAGACACAGCAAGATTTGCACGGCTCAAGGTGTAAGGGATCGGAGAATGAGATTGTCGCTTCAGGTCGCGCGTAAATTTTTCGATCTTCAAGATTTGTTGGGCTATGACAAAGCAAGTAAAACCATCGATTGGCTTTTTAGTAAATCGAAGAAGTCGATCAAGGAGCTAGCCAGAGATCAGCCACATGAAATGAAGAACAATTCTGTTAGTGATGCAAATAGCGGGTCTTTTATTTCTGAGTGTGAAATACTATCTGGAATTGAGGAGAATTCAAACACTGAGATCAAAGAAAGTAAAGTTACATCAAGAAATGCAGAGAGTCCAATAAGCATAGACAAAAAAAGTGGAAGATCAAAAGCGCAAAAGACAACGCGTAAGTCGGCTATGAGGGAGTCCCGGGACGAGGCCAGAGCAAGAGCAAGGCGTAGGACCAGAGAGAAGATGATGATGAAAAGGCTGGGGATTTTGAGCCAATGGAGCAAATCAAATTATGCAGATATTCAGAAAGTAGGGTCTTCAAATATTCCATTTGAAGAACCAAACTCAGGTTACCAAGAAAGGGTTTCTTCTTATAATGGTGATTATCACAATTTACCTGATGTGGGCACAATTGAAAATTTACTGCGATATTCGAGCACCTCGTCGATTTCTTGTCCTAATCCAGATTTTCAATGCCCTGCTGCTGTTTCTGCCGGTTTTACAAGCCTCACAGAGACCAGCGGCAATATCTTGGGATTTCTTGGCAAACTGGGAACTGTTGAACAATGA